One Acidobacteriaceae bacterium genomic region harbors:
- a CDS encoding TonB-dependent receptor has product MTGTLWFASLMVLSVIIVPRSAPAQTDTAQVEGLIEDSTGAAVPSATVTIENLDTGAKRTIKTDDHGHFSVTSLVRGHYRAQVVDSGFRTEIQNFTLDVSQSQALNFHLKLGSDTQEVTVTDAAPLVNTVTSSTSAVVEGRQVTELPLNGRNFTELAMLVPGVTRGAYGSDAAGLNANAETWRNSETGGGALSVNGLRPQANNFELDGLDNNDALVNTIIFFPPVEATAQFRVTTSVAPAEFGRAGGAIIQTSIKSGTNQYHGSAFIFDRDQIFDASPNYFSPTKANPTFHRVQYGGTLGGYIWKNHLFGFGDYQGLRMEQPSGGTFQTVPTALERTGNFSELLASTSTINTSTPYSKATGCNTKSGPHGTIYDPVTCLPFQGNIIPTTRATLAGLNYLNAFPLPNYGPAQGNLTNVNNYYTNPEQTQRMDDFDVRLDWTATQRDTLFARYSYGQDVLTKASYFPNLPAGSGSGVNPQHPRGEAAGWTHVFTPHLVNELRYGHIYDFYGYINPFNNIPLSANLGIQNANRNAELGGGAAINGGTLAYTGDGGQYTVPQASHEFVDEVSWIHGRHTFKFGGSIERRQVGFFHGSDDKGLFDFSGNHFTGLGMADMLAGFVGTYTIGVADRYFTTVNWQSGAFAQDDWRVTPRLTLNLGLRYDLFTYPYEVNNNQSNFDLNTLTLQVAGQNSNSRSLINTNFNNFAPRVGFAYDTNGQGQTVLRGGFGVFYFLDRGGVGKQLAQNPDFAGATAYSDVLTNGGFRNNFAGQANSGDNNNLDATQPLPLPTFGQAVNRADPINASLISWDPNLPTPQIMQWNVQVQQLLTRNSTVNIAYVGTASNHLLSWFNLNSQEIGQPVNVKLYPQFNSITRAESNGISRYNGLQVFVNSQMSHGLHYTAAYTWSHSLDNSNGAFNTGTNTPDNRLFITPNGPDYKDNYGSSDQDQRHVFVFSLLAELPFGHGHEFLSHANRFVDAVAGGWQLNTVTILGSGTPFDVTTSDYYCASCSSHLLSATLNNRADIAGNISYPKSIYQWFNVGAFSHPAAIPNNNQTSVFIAPGTLARNAMVGPAHEVVDASLFKNFPIVERVEGQFRVEAYNLTNTPQFNNPNGNLDSCINTSTATCSATNYSSITGSFGQINGTHVHSERQLQLAFRLQF; this is encoded by the coding sequence ATGACTGGCACGCTCTGGTTCGCATCCCTGATGGTCCTGTCCGTGATCATCGTCCCACGTTCTGCCCCAGCGCAAACCGATACTGCTCAGGTGGAAGGGCTTATCGAGGACTCTACGGGTGCGGCCGTGCCCAGCGCGACGGTCACCATCGAAAATCTCGATACCGGCGCCAAGCGAACCATTAAGACCGACGACCACGGCCATTTCAGTGTCACGAGCCTAGTTCGAGGACATTACCGTGCGCAGGTGGTCGATAGTGGATTCAGGACCGAGATCCAAAACTTTACTTTGGACGTCTCGCAATCGCAGGCCCTCAACTTCCATCTGAAACTCGGAAGCGACACCCAGGAGGTGACCGTAACCGATGCGGCGCCGCTGGTTAACACGGTGACGTCGTCCACGAGCGCGGTGGTGGAAGGCCGGCAGGTTACGGAACTGCCGCTGAACGGGCGAAACTTTACCGAGCTTGCAATGCTGGTACCAGGTGTCACCCGCGGTGCCTATGGTTCGGACGCGGCCGGCCTAAACGCCAATGCGGAGACCTGGCGCAACAGTGAGACCGGCGGCGGGGCGCTTTCGGTGAACGGTCTGCGGCCCCAGGCGAATAACTTCGAGCTCGACGGTCTGGACAACAATGATGCGCTGGTGAACACGATCATCTTCTTCCCGCCCGTCGAGGCCACCGCGCAGTTCCGCGTGACCACATCGGTGGCCCCGGCTGAATTCGGCCGCGCCGGCGGAGCGATCATTCAGACCTCCATTAAGTCCGGTACGAACCAGTATCACGGGTCCGCGTTCATCTTCGATCGCGATCAGATCTTCGACGCCAGCCCGAACTACTTCTCGCCGACCAAGGCGAACCCGACCTTCCACCGCGTGCAGTATGGCGGAACGCTCGGTGGCTACATTTGGAAGAATCATCTGTTCGGGTTCGGCGACTACCAGGGGCTTCGGATGGAGCAGCCGAGTGGCGGAACATTTCAAACTGTGCCTACGGCGCTAGAGCGTACAGGAAATTTCTCCGAACTGCTGGCGTCGACGAGCACGATAAACACCAGCACGCCTTACAGCAAGGCGACCGGCTGCAACACCAAGTCGGGACCGCATGGCACCATCTACGACCCCGTCACCTGCCTCCCGTTCCAAGGCAACATTATCCCCACAACGCGTGCGACCCTGGCGGGTCTCAACTACCTGAACGCCTTTCCGTTGCCCAACTACGGGCCCGCCCAGGGCAACCTCACCAACGTCAACAACTACTACACCAACCCCGAGCAGACGCAGCGCATGGACGATTTCGACGTGCGTCTGGACTGGACGGCAACTCAACGCGATACTCTGTTCGCCCGCTATAGCTACGGGCAGGACGTACTGACCAAGGCCAGCTATTTTCCGAACCTTCCAGCCGGCTCGGGTTCGGGCGTGAATCCACAGCACCCGCGCGGTGAGGCGGCGGGTTGGACACACGTTTTCACCCCGCATTTGGTGAATGAGTTGCGCTATGGCCACATCTACGATTTCTACGGGTACATCAACCCGTTCAACAATATTCCGCTGTCGGCGAACCTCGGTATTCAAAACGCGAACAGGAACGCGGAGCTTGGTGGTGGCGCGGCCATCAATGGCGGAACCCTGGCATACACGGGCGACGGCGGCCAGTACACCGTTCCGCAGGCTAGCCACGAGTTCGTGGACGAAGTCTCGTGGATTCACGGACGCCACACTTTCAAGTTCGGGGGCTCGATCGAGCGCCGCCAGGTGGGCTTCTTCCATGGCAGCGACGACAAGGGTCTATTTGACTTCAGCGGCAACCACTTCACCGGCCTGGGCATGGCGGACATGCTGGCCGGCTTTGTGGGTACGTACACCATCGGCGTAGCTGACCGCTACTTTACGACGGTCAACTGGCAGTCAGGTGCGTTCGCGCAGGACGATTGGCGCGTTACGCCGCGGCTGACGCTCAACCTCGGCCTCCGCTATGACCTGTTCACATATCCGTATGAGGTCAACAACAACCAATCGAACTTCGACCTGAACACGCTCACATTGCAGGTCGCGGGCCAGAACTCTAACTCACGCTCGCTGATCAACACAAACTTCAACAACTTCGCTCCGCGTGTCGGTTTCGCATACGACACAAATGGACAGGGGCAGACAGTTCTTCGCGGCGGATTCGGTGTCTTCTACTTCCTCGACCGTGGCGGTGTAGGCAAGCAACTTGCGCAAAATCCCGACTTCGCCGGCGCGACCGCGTACTCGGACGTGTTGACAAACGGTGGCTTCCGCAACAACTTTGCCGGGCAGGCGAACTCTGGCGACAATAACAATCTTGACGCCACGCAGCCTTTGCCTCTGCCGACGTTCGGTCAGGCTGTGAATCGCGCGGATCCGATCAACGCCAGCCTGATCTCGTGGGATCCGAACCTGCCCACGCCGCAAATCATGCAGTGGAACGTGCAGGTACAGCAGTTGCTGACCAGGAATTCCACGGTAAACATCGCTTATGTCGGAACGGCCTCAAACCATCTGCTGAGCTGGTTCAACCTGAACAGCCAGGAAATCGGCCAGCCCGTGAACGTCAAGCTGTACCCGCAATTCAATTCCATTACGCGTGCCGAATCCAATGGCATCAGCCGCTACAACGGTCTGCAGGTTTTCGTGAACAGCCAGATGTCGCACGGCCTGCACTACACCGCAGCGTACACCTGGTCGCACTCCCTCGATAACTCCAACGGCGCCTTCAATACAGGTACCAACACGCCGGATAACCGTCTGTTCATCACGCCAAACGGACCGGACTACAAAGACAACTACGGCTCGTCCGACCAGGACCAGCGCCATGTGTTCGTCTTCAGCCTGCTCGCTGAGCTACCCTTCGGCCACGGACACGAGTTCCTCTCGCACGCGAATCGCTTCGTGGACGCAGTGGCCGGTGGCTGGCAGTTGAACACCGTCACCATTCTCGGCTCTGGCACGCCGTTTGACGTGACGACCAGCGACTACTACTGCGCAAGTTGCAGCTCGCACCTGCTCAGCGCCACTCTGAATAATCGTGCGGATATTGCCGGTAACATCAGCTATCCGAAGAGCATCTACCAGTGGTTCAACGTCGGGGCGTTCAGCCACCCCGCGGCGATCCCCAACAACAACCAGACCAGCGTATTCATCGCACCGGGAACACTCGCACGCAACGCTATGGTTGGTCCTGCGCATGAGGTTGTCGATGCATCCCTCTTCAAGAACTTCCCGATCGTGGAGCGCGTCGAAGGCCAGTTCCGCGTGGAAGCCTACAACCTGACCAACACACCCCAGTTCAACAACCCTAACGGCAATCTCGATAGCTGCATCAACACGTCGACCGCAACGTGTTCCGCAACCAACTACAGCTCCATTACAGGATCGTTTGGCCAGATCAATGGCACACACGTTCATTCGGAGCGCCAGTTGCAGCTAGCGTTCCGCTTGCAATTCTAA
- a CDS encoding alpha-amylase family glycosyl hydrolase: MDQIDPPDWWAGLPSPMLLLHGVHLRDVRLGVQGNGVTLAKAQVSANGHYAFLWLQTDKAGPQQLRVLLSDGTTNLALPFTLAARTPAKNAGFSSADAMYLIFTDRFADGDTSNDGWPSDPFSQVDRANPTAWHGGDYRGIIEHEDYLQQLGVDTIWITPAYENAHEPHAYHGYDATDMYAVDPHFGTLEDYRNLSDTLHARGMKLVLDLVPNHVGAAHIWANDPPTPSWFHGTPAEHLRAQSNFKTIVDPQEGSSAAVTEGWFANSKPDLNQDDPLVSQYLIQNAIWWIEKGGLDGFRLDTFPYVQRTFWHDFHKTIHELYPHFTTVGEIFNHDPEITSFFAGGAAHRGVDTGLDTPFDFPMFTTLRNTLIKGAPMSDISALLKEDKLYPHPERLVPFLGNHDTGRFLSEPGATIDELKMGYALLVTMRGMPELYAGDEIAMRGGKDPDNRHDFPGGFPGDAQDAFTLTRRTAEQQDMYATVSSLLHFRAEHPAILHGGLSVVSADKDTLVYLRAANPNTGCASGDERLLIVANRSNAPTTIGVPLTSALRGCTSFKADLGEGSSVVTADRVTLHVPAMTVGVFTVR; this comes from the coding sequence GTGGATCAGATCGACCCACCGGATTGGTGGGCCGGCCTGCCCTCACCGATGCTGCTGCTTCATGGCGTGCATCTGCGCGATGTGCGCCTTGGTGTGCAGGGAAACGGAGTCACCTTGGCAAAGGCACAGGTCTCGGCCAACGGACACTACGCCTTCCTGTGGTTGCAAACTGACAAGGCCGGACCACAGCAACTGCGTGTGCTGCTTAGCGACGGCACAACGAATCTGGCTTTGCCGTTCACTCTGGCTGCGCGCACGCCGGCGAAGAATGCCGGATTTTCATCCGCAGACGCAATGTATTTGATCTTCACGGACCGTTTCGCCGACGGCGATACCTCCAATGACGGATGGCCTTCCGATCCTTTCAGCCAGGTGGACCGGGCCAATCCGACCGCGTGGCACGGTGGCGACTATCGCGGAATCATCGAGCATGAAGACTATCTGCAGCAGCTTGGCGTCGATACCATCTGGATTACGCCGGCGTACGAAAACGCACACGAGCCACACGCATATCACGGTTACGACGCGACAGACATGTACGCCGTCGATCCTCACTTCGGCACTCTCGAGGACTACAGAAACCTGTCGGATACGCTCCATGCTCGCGGCATGAAGCTTGTCCTCGATCTGGTCCCGAACCATGTGGGTGCTGCCCACATTTGGGCAAATGATCCGCCCACTCCCTCATGGTTCCACGGCACACCCGCCGAGCATCTTCGCGCGCAAAGCAATTTCAAGACGATCGTCGACCCCCAGGAGGGCTCATCTGCCGCAGTGACAGAGGGTTGGTTTGCAAACTCCAAACCCGATCTGAACCAGGACGATCCGCTAGTCTCGCAATACCTGATCCAGAACGCCATCTGGTGGATTGAGAAAGGCGGCTTGGATGGATTCCGCCTGGATACCTTCCCTTACGTCCAGAGAACGTTCTGGCACGACTTTCACAAGACGATCCACGAACTCTACCCACATTTCACCACCGTCGGAGAGATATTCAACCACGACCCAGAAATCACTTCGTTCTTCGCCGGCGGAGCCGCCCATCGCGGAGTCGATACAGGGCTGGACACTCCTTTCGATTTCCCAATGTTCACGACGCTGCGCAACACGCTGATCAAAGGCGCTCCCATGAGCGACATCTCTGCGCTGCTGAAGGAAGATAAGCTGTACCCCCATCCGGAGCGGCTTGTGCCGTTTCTCGGCAACCACGACACCGGTCGTTTTTTGTCTGAGCCCGGAGCGACGATCGACGAACTGAAGATGGGTTACGCCCTGTTAGTCACAATGCGTGGCATGCCCGAACTCTACGCAGGCGACGAGATCGCAATGCGCGGCGGCAAGGATCCGGACAATCGGCATGACTTTCCTGGCGGCTTCCCCGGTGATGCCCAGGATGCCTTTACGCTCACCCGACGCACCGCGGAGCAGCAGGATATGTATGCGACGGTCTCATCTCTTCTGCATTTCAGGGCCGAGCATCCTGCGATCCTTCACGGCGGACTCAGCGTCGTATCGGCGGACAAAGACACCCTCGTTTATCTCCGCGCGGCGAATCCGAATACTGGTTGCGCGTCTGGCGATGAACGATTGTTGATCGTGGCGAATCGCTCTAACGCGCCCACGACGATAGGCGTTCCGCTGACATCGGCGCTACGTGGATGCACGAGCTTCAAAGCCGACCTCGGCGAAGGCAGTAGTGTAGTCACGGCGGATCGCGTCACGCTGCACGTGCCTGCGATGACGGTGGGCGTTTTCACGGTTCGGTAA